The Cylindrospermum stagnale PCC 7417 genome segment TAGCCTCCTGATTTTTAAGCTTTCCGGCTGCTGATGTCGCTGAACTTGCGCCATTCTGAAGCACGAAAAAGTTTGGCAAATCATTACTTTGTTTAGTTATCAAAATTTCCTGAAAGTTTAATCCCTATAACACCTTACATTGTGCCTGTTGCCGCAATAGATGATCGCACAAAACCAAAGCTACCATCGCGTCAACCATTGGCACAGCGCGGGGTAGCACACAAGGATCATGGCGTCCTTTGGCAGCTAATAGGGTTTCTTCACCTTCACGAGTTACTGTTTTTTGCTCTTTTCTAATTGTGGCTGTGGGTTTAAATGCAACTCGCAAAATGATGTTTTCGCCGTTGGAAATTCCCCCTTGAATACCGCCAGAACGATTAGTTACAGTGCGGATTTCCCCTTGTTCGTCAATATAAAATTCGTCGTTATGTTCAATTCCTGTTAACAGGGTTCCTGCAAAACCGGAACCAATTTCAAAACCTTTACTCGCAGGAAGAGACATTACAGCTTTCGCTATATCTGCTTCCAATTTATCAAAAACTGGTTCGCCTAAACCTTTGGGCACATTTCGCGCCACACATTCTACTACACCGCCGATGGAATCACCTTGTCTGCCAGTTTGTTCAATTAATTCAATCATGCGCGTGGCAGTTTCGCCATCTGGACAGCGGACAATGTTGCTTTCCACTTGTTCTAAGGTGACGGTGTTAGGATCTACTATGCCTTCTAAGTCTTTGATGCGCTTGACGTAAGCGATAATTTCGATATTGGCGACTTGACGGAGAATCTTTTTAGCGATCGCACCCGCTGCCACTCTTCCTATTGTCTCACGCGCTGACGACCTGCCGCCACCTTGCCAATTTCTAATCCCATATTTAGCATCATAAGTCGCATCTGCGTGGGAAGGGCGATACTTTTGCGCCATCTCGTCGTAATCTTGGGGACGAGTATCTTTGTTCCGCACTAAAATTGCAATTGGTGTTCCTAAAGTTTTTCCCTCAAATACCCCAGACAATATTTCGCAGGTATCCGCTTCCTTGCGGGGAGTCGTAATTTTACTTTGTCCAGGACGCCTTCTATCTAGTTCTACTTGAATTTCTTCAGCCGAAATTTCCAGTTGTGGAGGACAACCATCAATCACAACCCCCACACCGCCGCCGTGGGACTCGCCAAAAGTAGTAATGCGAAATAGATGACCAAAAGTGCTGCCCATGATGTTGAGAAAAAATATCGGCTGTTGTAATTGTATCGGGAGTTATGGCAAAAGATGATTTTAGCGCAATACAGTTCAGTTAAGCATTTCTTCCTTCTCTTCCTTCTCTTCCTTCTCTTCCTTCTCTTCCTTTGCGTTCTACAGCCCTTTGGGCATCGCTGCGCGCGTGCGTCCTTTGCGGTTTGTTAAAAAAATTGACTTTGACAAAGAGTTAAGCCTTAACTGAACAGTATTGGATTTTAGCGATGCGATCGCTCTTTTTTCTACATAAATAGCAAAACATAGTGCCAATAAAAAACGCCCTCCCAATCCAGGAGAGCGTTTTTTATTCAGCTAGAATTTCGGATTAACCGTTGATTGCAGGAGCAGTCAGAGCTACGGGAGCAACATCAGCAGCAGCCAAGTCTAGAGGGAAGTTGTGAGCGTTACGCTCGTGCATCACTTCCATACCCAGGTTAGCGCGGTTGATGACGTCAGCCCATGTACCGATGACGCGACCTTGAGAATCAATGATTGATTGGTTGAAGTTGAAACCGTTGAGGTTGAAAGCCATTGTGCTCACACCCAAAGCGGTGAACCAGATGCCGATTACAGGCCATGCTGCCAACAAGAAGTGTAGTTGACGGCTGTTGTTGAATGAGGCGTATTGGAAGATTAAGCGACCGAAGTAGCCGTGGGCTGCAACGATGTTGTAGGTTTCTTCTTCTTGTCCGAACTTGTAACCGTAGTTCAAGGATTCGGTTTCGGTTGTTTCCCGAACTAAGGAAGAAGTTACGAGTGAACCGTGCATTGCTGAGAATAAGCTTCCACCGAATACACCAGCTACACCTAACATGTGGAAGGGGTGCATCAGGATGTTATGTTCAGCTTGGAACACAATCATGAAGTTGAATGTTCCGGAGATCCCCAAAGGCATACCGTCGGAGAATGAACCTTGACCAATTGGGTAGATCAAGAATACTGCTGTAGCAGATGCCAAAGGTGCAGAGTAAGCTACGCAGATCCAAGGACGCATTCCCAAGCGGTAAGATAGTTCCCACTGACGACCGAGGTAGCAAGCGCATCCGATCAAGAAGTGGAAAATTACCAGTTGGTAAGGACCGCCGTTGTACAACCACTCATCTAAGGAAGCTGCTTCCCAGATTGGGTAGAAGTGTAAACCGATAGCGTTGGAGGAAGGAACAACCGCACCGGAAATGATGTTGTTTCCGTAAATCAAGGAACCTGCTACTGGCTCACGGATACCGTCGATGTCAACGGGAGGCGCAGCGATGAAGGCGATGATGAAGCAGGTGGTTGCAGCCAGTAGGGTAGGAATCATCAACACGCCGAACCAACCGATATAAATCCGGTTTTCGGTGCTGGTGATCCATTCGCAAAAGCGATCCCATACGTTGGCGCTGGAGCGCTGTTGTAAGGTTGTGGTCATGGTTTGATGATTGCGGTTATTTGTTTATGATGTTTGGGGTAGGCATTTCTACTCCCTGTATAAATACTAAGTTGTTTATTGCGGTTTGTAAAGGGCTTTCAGAAAGTATTTTTAAGATTTTTGGGAAATTGGGTATCTGTTAGAGGTTTTAATCTATATGGGGTAAAGCTTTTGGGGATTTATTGAGATTGTTACATCTGGCAGGAAATAGCCCTTTGAGTTTTAGGCTTAACTGAACTGTATTGGATTATATGATCTGTGTGCGATCGCTTTTCTACCTACAACAAAGAGACGTTCCATGGAACGTCTCTACAGGTTTTGCCCATAAAAAACGCCCTCCAATTTAGGAGAGCGTTTTTTATTCAGCTAGAGCTTCAGATTAACCGTTGATTGCAGGAGCAGTCAGAGCTACGGGAGCAACATCAGCAGCAGCCAAGTCTAGGGGGAAGTTGTGAGCGTTACGCTCGTGCATCACTTCCATACCCAGGTTAGCGCGGTTGATCACATCAGCCCATGTACCGATGACGCGACCTTGAGAATCAATGATTGATTGGTTGAAGTTGAAACCGTTCAAGTTGAAAGCCATTGTGCTTACACCCAAAGCGGTGAACCAGATGCCGATTACAGGCCATGCTGCCAACAAGAAGTGTAGTTGACGGCTGTTGTTGAATGATGCGTATTGGAAGATTAAGCGACCGAAGTAACCGTGAGCAGCAACGATGTTGTAGGTTTCTTCTTCTTGTCCGAACTTGTAACCGTAGTTCAAGGATTCGGTTTCAGTTGTTTCACGAACCAAGGAAGAAGTTACGAGTGAACCGTGCATTGCTGAGAACAAGGAACCACCGAATACACCAGCTACTCCCAACATGTGGAAGGGGTGCATTAGGATGTTGTGTTCAGCTTGGAACACAATCATGAAGTTAAATGTTCCAGAGATACCCAAAGGCATACCGTCGGAGAATGAACCTTGACCAATTGGGTAGATTAAGAAGACTGCGGTAGCGGCTGCAACAGGTGCAGAGAAAGCTAGGCAAATCCAAGGACGCATACCTAAGCGGTAGGAAAGTTCCCATTCACGACCGAGGTAACAGAATACGCCGATTAAGAAGTGGAAAACTACCAATTGGTAAGGACCGCCGTTGTACAACCACTCATCTAAGGAAGCTGCTTCCCAAATGGGGTAGAAGTGCAAACCGATAGCGTTAGAAGAAGGAACAACTGCACCGGAGATGATGTTGTTTCCGTACATTAAGGAACCTGCAACTGGCTCGCGGATACCGTCGATGTCAACGGGGGGAGCGGCGATGAAAGCGACGATGAAGCAGGTAGTAGCAGCTAGTAAGGTGGGGATCATTAAGACACCGAACCAACCGATATATAGACGGTTATTGGTGCTGGTAATGAATTCGCAGAAGCGATCCCATACGTTGGCGCTTTCGCGGCGTTGTAAGGTTGCGGTCATGGTTTTATGATTGCGGTTATGTTTTTTATGATGTTTGGTAGGTGTTTCTACCTTATGAACTTATATTAAGAGCTTTATTGAGATTTGTAAACCCCTTTTAGCAACATTTTTTAACAGTTCTCTAAAACAGGGTGTTAAATAGAGGCTATAAAGCTTGCAGTACAAGGCTTTGACGAATTTTAACTTAATTGTAAATCTCTATTCAGAAACGTTACATTTATGGCTTTACATAGTTCACGCAGCGTTACATACAGCCCAGCCTATACAATCGTCCCTACTTATGAGTGCTTTAACCGCTGCACCTACTGCAACTTTCGCAGCGAACCGGGTAAGAGTCCCTGGATGAGTCTTGAGGCGGCGGAAAGGATATTGCAACAACTGCAAAGCCAAAAAATCTGTGAAATTCTCATTCTCAGCGGTGAGGTACACCCCCATTCATCCAGGCGTCAAGCGTGGTTTCAGCGGATTTATGATTTGTGTGATTTAGCTCTAGCGATGGGGTTTTTACCGCATACCAACGCTGGGCCACTGAGTTTGGCGGAGATGGAAAAGCTGAAGGATGTAAATGTTTCGATGGGTTTGATGTTGGAACAGTTGACGCCAACACTATTAAATACTGTGCATCGTCACGCGCCGAGTAAGTTACCAGAGGTGAGGATGCAACAATTAGAATGGGCGGGAGAGTTGCAGATTCCCTTTACCACAGGGTTACTTTTGGGAATTGGGGAAACTGTTGATGATTGCTGGGAAACGTTGACAGCTATATCTAATGTGCATGAACGCTACCATCACATTCAAGAAGTGATTCTGCAACCCCACAGTCCGGGAAATCAGCAAAGCTTTGATGCACCGCCTTTTGACCCCCATCAGCTACCAGCGGTGATTGCTAAAGCACGGGAAATTTTACCCGCAGATATTACAATTCAAATTCCGCCGAATTTAGTCAAGGATGCCGGCTGGTTACTCGCTTGTTTAGCTGCTGGTGCGAGGGATTTGGGGGGAATTGGCCCGAAGGATGAAGTAAATCCTGATTATCCTCATGTTCAAGAGGAGGCTTTGAGAGAAATTTTACAACCTGCGGGGTGGGAATTGGTGCCACGTTTGCCGGTGTATCCGCAGTTTGATGACTGGTTGGGGGGAGAGTTGGCGCTGGGGGTGAAGCGGTGGAGGGAGAACCTAACCCCCCAACCCCCTTCCCTGCTAGGGAAGGGGGAGTGTAGAGATGTTTTATGAAACGTCTATATATATAGATATAGATAATTTTCCTCGTTCCCGTTCCTAGGTTCTACCTAGGAATGCCAGATGGGAGGCTCTGCCTCCTGTTAAGTATTTAAGGTGTAGATACAAATCTGTCTCAACTTATTTATGGTTTATCGAACAGAGGAAAGAAAACCTCACCCTGGTTCTGCTACGCACAACCTGTCCCTCTCCTTCACAAGGAGAGGGATGTCTGTTAGGACTCTTTGAGGTTTTGGAGGACTTTTGGGTAATCCGATAACTTGTGTAAACCGTGGCTGTTAAGTATATGAGGCGGAGCCTCTAGGGGTGCATTCTCAGCCGGAGTCTGGGAACAAGAGAATCAGCACTGAAGTGCTTACTACGAGCTAGAAAGGCTTA includes the following:
- the aroC gene encoding chorismate synthase is translated as MGSTFGHLFRITTFGESHGGGVGVVIDGCPPQLEISAEEIQVELDRRRPGQSKITTPRKEADTCEILSGVFEGKTLGTPIAILVRNKDTRPQDYDEMAQKYRPSHADATYDAKYGIRNWQGGGRSSARETIGRVAAGAIAKKILRQVANIEIIAYVKRIKDLEGIVDPNTVTLEQVESNIVRCPDGETATRMIELIEQTGRQGDSIGGVVECVARNVPKGLGEPVFDKLEADIAKAVMSLPASKGFEIGSGFAGTLLTGIEHNDEFYIDEQGEIRTVTNRSGGIQGGISNGENIILRVAFKPTATIRKEQKTVTREGEETLLAAKGRHDPCVLPRAVPMVDAMVALVLCDHLLRQQAQCKVL
- the psbA gene encoding photosystem II q(b) protein yields the protein MTTTLQQRSSANVWDRFCEWITSTENRIYIGWFGVLMIPTLLAATTCFIIAFIAAPPVDIDGIREPVAGSLIYGNNIISGAVVPSSNAIGLHFYPIWEAASLDEWLYNGGPYQLVIFHFLIGCACYLGRQWELSYRLGMRPWICVAYSAPLASATAVFLIYPIGQGSFSDGMPLGISGTFNFMIVFQAEHNILMHPFHMLGVAGVFGGSLFSAMHGSLVTSSLVRETTETESLNYGYKFGQEEETYNIVAAHGYFGRLIFQYASFNNSRQLHFLLAAWPVIGIWFTALGVSTMAFNLNGFNFNQSIIDSQGRVIGTWADVINRANLGMEVMHERNAHNFPLDLAAADVAPVALTAPAING
- the psbA gene encoding photosystem II q(b) protein, whose product is MTATLQRRESANVWDRFCEFITSTNNRLYIGWFGVLMIPTLLAATTCFIVAFIAAPPVDIDGIREPVAGSLMYGNNIISGAVVPSSNAIGLHFYPIWEAASLDEWLYNGGPYQLVVFHFLIGVFCYLGREWELSYRLGMRPWICLAFSAPVAAATAVFLIYPIGQGSFSDGMPLGISGTFNFMIVFQAEHNILMHPFHMLGVAGVFGGSLFSAMHGSLVTSSLVRETTETESLNYGYKFGQEEETYNIVAAHGYFGRLIFQYASFNNSRQLHFLLAAWPVIGIWFTALGVSTMAFNLNGFNFNQSIIDSQGRVIGTWADVINRANLGMEVMHERNAHNFPLDLAAADVAPVALTAPAING
- the cofG gene encoding 7,8-didemethyl-8-hydroxy-5-deazariboflavin synthase subunit CofG, which translates into the protein MALHSSRSVTYSPAYTIVPTYECFNRCTYCNFRSEPGKSPWMSLEAAERILQQLQSQKICEILILSGEVHPHSSRRQAWFQRIYDLCDLALAMGFLPHTNAGPLSLAEMEKLKDVNVSMGLMLEQLTPTLLNTVHRHAPSKLPEVRMQQLEWAGELQIPFTTGLLLGIGETVDDCWETLTAISNVHERYHHIQEVILQPHSPGNQQSFDAPPFDPHQLPAVIAKAREILPADITIQIPPNLVKDAGWLLACLAAGARDLGGIGPKDEVNPDYPHVQEEALREILQPAGWELVPRLPVYPQFDDWLGGELALGVKRWRENLTPQPPSLLGKGECRDVL